The genomic segment TGTACAAaccataaataataataaaaaaatttatttgatttattttttcagaaaaaaatgaaaaaaatgaaaccTGTCGATATATAAGAGTCATAGAATGTAAGTTTTCATGAGGTAGTCAATCTTTTTAGATGGATTGTTACAATTGAATCTCGAACTCGAGACCTCGTCTTAAATTTGAGACTTTGATATCAGATGAGTTATAAATTATCTCTCGATATATAAGAGTCAAAGCATGTAAATTTTATTAGGTAGTCAATTTTTTTACATGGAGAGATTGTTACCATTGAATCTCGAACTCGAGACTTCGTTTTAAATTTGAGACATTGATATCAGATGAGTTATAAGTTATCTGCTTGGCTGGTAGCCAAATTTTAATAGCACATATACATGCTTTCGAAAATTAAATTGCATAAATAAAGAGATAAACATCATTTTTTAACGGTAAATTGTAATTTTTATCAAGTAGAGAAATGTTCAATTACAATCATTCCAACCAAGTAGGAAAATTCCCATTGGATTCCCTCACAAGTACACCACCAACGCCATATTGATTAAGTTGGTCATTCACACAAGCATCGACGTCAAGTTGCAGAGTTCCTTGGGGTGGCGCAGCCCCTTTTTTTAGCGATAGCTGTCTCGAGTCCAGGAGTCTTGGCTGTAGCTTCGTTCTAGAATGTTGGAAGTCATGCAGTAGCCTTCCGCACCAATCCAAGCTTTGATTTAGAGCTTCGCTATTATTTCAATAGATAACTTGACTAGCTTTTGTAATgtccggttactcgtacaaatgataataatgcgtttatgtcgtttattatataattatttagcTCATCAGATTTCACGTaatgattgaggtatcaatattgagattgaacatgagtTTTATATTGTctatggtgtattgagaataaaTATGTGTTAAAATAGTGGTAGTAAGAGgtgtaggtagaagtagtgtaatgaaagTTGGTATAGGACTGCAGGAAATGAGACGAAATTGTGGTAGTtgttacgggttttagcataatgatttgaatattgatccaaattgtgtgaggtcttaaccattagaaagataagatataatgctacaactttcacgttttgggttttgttcaaatcattagggaagacgagccaaaagtggcccgaagtgtgtcgtgtgtttcgttgttcctgcactgacacatgttgggagaatgggcataactttttactcagacttCCAAATGCCCTGAAATTTGGACGACATTCAAGAAaacacatagggctacaactttcatgttgaccacttttgctaattcggaagttaaaaatgagttttgtgGCAGAATgtagcgcgcatatgcgccagaatTCGTGCATGTGCGCCGGGAGGGCAGAAcaggccgcgcatatgcgcccagaATGTCGCGCATACGCGCCCGGCACTGTATAAAAAGATAAGCATCGAATTTCTTAGCATCTTTATCAGTTCACCTATCTTCTTCCACAGCAAGACTCGAGAGAAAACCTAAGAATCTTCCTCCAAGTGACCTTGTTCTTCCTTTCCTTCATCAATTGAAGTTATAATTTAGTTCTCCATCCCAAGGGCATCTTAGAGTTgtaagttttcatcttttaatggTTGTTATACATGTATAAGACCATATAGATATAGTGATTGgatttttgatatatttgacagtataggagcgagatacatcgtctcaaacaagtattcgtacgcttggacagtaagttggcatgttcttcaagtaatacatgagtaatattatgatttcaaatacttcctattgtttattgctatatgtacattgttagtatcttattgttgaaaacatagcaccatattccattgttatgtatcaaatatgaaatgaactcatgaatattgaagatgggtgctatgtaatgaacatgaacacgaacatgaaaggaaaatgattgatttttaaatgatatagagcttgttgacatcatgtgtggttttaagtccaccaaagctattggccaatatatgttcatggggcgtggggttgccaaaggttgctccctgacgtccaacacagtagtagctatataataaagcaagcacggtagtacaggtcaactaatgaggctcaagtacaaaaatgaacatgaatatatgctatgatatgacatggtttaaagattcattgttgtcacgacttgatatgtatgttctttcgacgcatattgatacgtacaagtgccaacttattgagttttataaactcacgtagctcatgtattacaggatcaggtagtgaagagacgtaggatgccggttcgccaatggatgcttgtgacgtgcctcacctcgacaagaacctggacttattattgtatagcttccgcatatgtattgtactaaaatatgtcagggtttgaacaaGTTTTTACGATGGTTATGATGATACAAAGTATGCTTGTATATgaggatatgtatatgtataataatatggtgtatggTTCTGTATGAAAATATGTTTGaggttgttgcttgagttgagtttttggcttatacaaaatataaggaaatcatgccaaaatttttataaaccgtcaaagtgaatgcctcttgtttgatttgcttcatactatagttatatcattcaaaccttattttgattatggCAAGTAGTTTATGCTAAGTTATGTGTCTCTGTGATCTATATGTAGGATCAAACACGATGCCACCTAAACGTAAGGTACATGAAGGAGAGTCATCTAAGGGACAAGGCCCCAGCAGTCGAAGGTGAGGGCAGTGCACCACGACCTATAGATGGTTTTGCTCAGCTGCTCCAACAACAAGTGAAAGTTCATGGGGAGCAGATACAACAATTACTGGAGATGCAACGGGCTACACATGAGCAGGCACAAGCACAAGCCATAGTACACCGACATGGGCCTGTTCAAACCGATGTGTATGATCGTTTTCGACGTCTGAATCCTCCTGAATTCATGGGAAGCACTGAtccagcagtagcagaagaGTGGATTAAGTCATTGGAGTCCATCTTCTCCTAtcttcatatggaagatgcTGATAAAGTCACTTGTGCCATCTTTTTGTTAACAAAGCATGCAAggatatggtgggagagtgctaGAGTTGCATTACCGGTTGGACCATTGACATGGGGAACTTTCAAAACTGTGTTTTACAACAAGTATTTCAGTAAAGATGTACGAGCCAAGAAATCCAGTGACTTCCTGAATTTGAAGCAAGGGACCATGTCAATGACGGAATACATACAACAATTTGAGTCCGGagtccaatatgtaccatatattgcacAAGATGACACCAGTAAGGGCGAACATTTCATGCGGGGACTTCgctctgaaattaaaagagatgtaTGAATGTCGAAAGTTGCTACGTATGGGGAGATAGTGGAAAGAGCACTTATGGCTGAACAGGATGAGCAAGACATTGACAGAGACAGGCAACAACGAAGGCAGGAGTACTTTCAGAAGAGTCAAGGAACAGGACAAGGCAAAAAGACCGATAACAGAGGTACTAGACCAGAGGAATCACGTGGCAAGGGTCCCCCTCCACGTAAAGAACATGACAGACCACCTTGTCCTAAATGTGGCAAACTTTATGGCGGGAAATGTATGCAAGGTTCTAATGTCTGTTATCGTTGCAAGAAGCCAGGGCATCTCGCCAAGAATTGTCCAGAAAGTTCTGAGAAAGTACAGGGACGCCTTTTCTCCATGACCAAAGAAGAAGTGGATGCGGATACATCGATGATCACTgatatgttcttgatttctggtattactgctattgttttactaTATTCAGGAGCCACGCATTCCTTTATTTCGGAATCGTTTGTAAGGAGACTGGGCATTACAGCAAGTACAACAGAGACACAACTCGCTATAGCCTTACCTTCCGGGCAAGAATTACAGACAGATCATATTGTGCGAGGGTATCCAATATATGTCCAAGGCCATCAGATGTATGCTGACTTGATAGTTCTAAGaatgactgattttgatgtgatattgggaatggattggctctcgaagtacagagttactattgattgtGGCAAAAAGATGATCAAGTTTGCACCAGCAGGAGCTGAACCATtcacagtagcaagtgcaggtatatccttacctcttcggataatctcttgtatgaaggcttgtaaattactacagaaggggtgtcaaggatatttaGCATATGTGTTAACTATTGATCCACCTGTTTGTGAGttaaaagatacagatgttgtttgtgaatttctagaggtatttcctgatgatgtaacaggcttacccccagatagagagatcgaatttgtaattgatgttgtGACAGGGActcatccgatctcaaaagctccttatcgattagctcctacagaattgaaagaacagttacagGAGTTGCTTGATAAAGGGTTTATTAGACCGAGCttttcaccgtggggtgcacctgttttgtttgtgaaaagaAAGACGATACCCTTcgtttgtgtattgattatagggagttgaacaaggtgacaatcaaaaataagtatccactccccagaattgatgatttgtttgatcaattacaagaagCTGCCattttttcgaagattgatttacgatcaggctatcatcaactaaaagtgaaatcagatgatatctcaaagactgccttccgaaccaggtacaggcattatgaatttcttgtaatgccatttggactaacgaatgcaccagctgctttcatggatttaatgaacAGAATTTTCAAGCTATTTCTAGACAAGTTCGTGTttgtgtttatagatgatattctcatctactcacgaactgtagaggagcatcgagaacatctgGAATTAGTTTTGAAAACTTTGAAagataaacatttatatgccaaatggaagaaatgtgaattttggcttgaacaagtatcattcttgggtcatatcatttcaaaagaaGGCATATCAATGGATCCAAGTAAGATTGAAGCTGTTAATAACTGGCTACGACCTACCACTGTTaccgaggtacgtagttttcttgggttagctggttattaccgtcgGTTTATAGCGGGAATTTCTAAGATAGCATTGCCTTTGACTGCTTTAACAagaaagaatgtgaaatttgtatggaaCGAAGCAGGTGATCACATTTTTCAAGAGTTAAAGGCAAAATTGACATCAGCACCAGTCCTTGCTATACCAGAAGGACCAGGAGATTTTGTGGTATACAGTGATGCTTCGAAACAAGATTTAGGAGCAGTTTTAATGCAGCACGGGaaggtgattgcttatgcctcaagacaattgaaggaatatgaaaagaactatcccacacatgatttagaactggcagcagtggtatttgcgttgaaaatatggcgtcattatctgtaTGACGAACGGTGTGAAATatacacggaccacaagagtttgaaatatttattcacgcaaaaagaattgaatatgagacaacgacgttggttggaattagtaaaagattatgattgtgttattaaCTATCATCCAGGTAAAGCCAATGTTGTTGCGGATGCATCAAGTCGAAAGTCCAGTTCTATTGCTGCAATGCAaatacaagaacaaattttatgggatttacagaacttgaagattgatgttattCCAAAAAGGGCTGTAATCCAGTTATCATCCCTCATGATTCGACCAACGCTTGCAGACAGGATTAAGGTCGAACAAAATACAGATAATGAATTACAGCAATTGAGGCAGCGAGatgaagaaaaaggaaatttgaactttgaattgaatggGGAAGGAATATGGACATATCGAGGGAGATTGTGTGTGCCAAAGCAAGGAACGATCAGAACCGACATTCTTATTGATGCTCATGCTACTCCTTATTCGATCCATCCAGGAGAcacaaaaatgtacaaggatttgaaaccattattttggtggccaggtatgaaaaaagacattgctcaatttgttgcacaatgtctaacttgtcaataggtcaagactgaacatcaaagaccaacAGGACTCTGAAACCACTacccattcctgagtggaaatgtgAACATATCACAATGGATTTTATCCTTGGTTTGCCAAGAACACAAACAGaattcaatgctatatgggttattgtggatcgacttacgaaatcagctcactttcttccggtgaagaccacatacacgatgaatcaatatgctgaagaatacatcaaagagatagtgaagcttcatggcatcccagtgtccattgtatcagatagagatcccaaatttacatctgcattttggaaaagcttgcatcatgcTATGGGAACTCGATTGTCATTCAGCACaacattccaccctcaaactgatggacaatcagaacgagtgaatcagatcttagaagatatgttgagtgcATGTACTATTGACTCCCCAGGTagttgggacagtaaactaccgttggctgagtttacatataacaatagctatcagtcaagcattggaatggcaccatatactgcattatatggtagaaaatgtcgatctccagtacattgggatgaaatagGAGAAAGGAAATTATTAAGCCCTGAATTGGTACAACAGACAGCTGAATTGATAAccaagatcagagaaagaatgcacactgcccagagtcgacagaaaagctatgctgatgtgcgacgtcgccgattggaatttcaggttggtgaccatgtatttgtaaaaatatcaccattgaagggcattttgcgttttggtaagaaaggaaaattgagtccaagatatatcggtccatttgaaatcttggaaagaataGAAGACAGAGCCTACCGAGTTGCTTTACCACCGAACTTGTCAaatgttcataatgtttttcacgtttCATTGCTACGAAAGTATTTGGCCAACCCTTCTCACGTTCTTCATTATGAACCATTGGAGCTTGCATCGAATCTATCATATGAAGAACGACCGGTCCAAATCCTCGAtaggaaatcaaaagtgttacgaggcaaggaaatacccTTGGTAAAACTACTGTGGCGCAACcatgcaattgaagaagcaacttgggagcgagaagacgagatccaacagagatatcccgaactatatggtacgtcaaatttcgaggacaaaattatttgaaggaggggagaattgtaacgcccggttactcgtacaaatgataataatgcgtttatgtcgtttattatatagttatttagctcatcaGATTTCACGTaatgattgaggtatcaatattgagattgaacatgagtTTTATATTGTctatggtgtattgagaataaaTATGTGTTAAAATAGTGGTAGTAAGAGgtgtaggtagaagtagtgtaatgaaagTTGGTATAGGACTGCAGGAAATGAGACGAAATTGTGGTAGTtgttacgggttttagcataatgatttgaatattgatccaaattgtgtgaggccttaaccattagaaatataagatataatgctacaactttcacgtttcgggttttgttcaaatcattagggaagacgagccaaaagtggcccgaagtgtgtcgtgtgtttcgttgttcctgcactgacacatgttgggagaatgggcataactttttactcagacctccaaatgccCTGAAATTTGGGGAGATTCAAGAAAccacatagggctacaactttcatgttgatcacttttgctaattcggaagttaaaaatgagttttgtgGCAGAATgtagcgcgcatatgcgccagaatTCGTGCATGTGCGCCGGGAGGGCAGAAcaggccgcgcatatgcgcccagaatgtcgcgcatatgcgtccgGCACTGTATAAAAAGATAAGCATCGAATTTCTTAGCATCTTTATCAGTTCACCTATCTTCTTCCACAGCAATACTCGAGAGAAAACCTAAGAATCTTCCTCCAAGTGACCTTGTTCTTCCTTTCCTTCATCAATTGAAGTTATAATTTAGTTCTCCATCCCAAGGGCATCTTAGAGTTGTAAGTTTTCATCTTTTTAATAGTTGTTATACATGTATAAGACCATATAGATATAGTGATTGgatttttgatatatttgacagTGTAGGAGCGAGATACATCGTCTCAAACAAGTATTCGTACGCTTGgacagtaagttggcatgttcttcaagtaatacatgagtaatattatgatttcaaatacttcccattgtttattgctatatgtacattgttagtatcttattgttgaaaacatagcaccatattccattgttatgtatcaaatatgaaatgaactcatgaatattgaagatgggtgctatgtaatgaacatgaacacgaacatgaaaggaaaatgattgatttttacatgatatagagcttgttgacatcatgggtggttttaagtccaccaaagctattggccaatatatgttcataggggcgtggggttgccaaaggttgctccctgacgtccaacacagtagtagctatataataaagcaagcacggtagtacaagtcaactaatgaggctcaagtacaaaaatgaacatgaatatatgctatgatatgacatggtttaaagattcattgttgtcacgacttgatatgtatgttctttcgacgcatattgatacgtacaagtgccaacttattgagttttataaactcacgtagctcatgtattacaggatcaggtagtgaagagacgtaggatgccggttcgccaatggatgcttgtgacgtgcctcacctcgacaagaaccgggacttattattgtatagcttccgcatatgtattgtactaaaatatgtcagggtttgaacaaGTTTTTACGATGGTTATGATGATACAAAGTATGCTTGTATATgaggatatgtatatgtataataATATTGTGTATGGTTCTGTATGAAAATATGCTtgaagttgttgcttgagttgagtttttgccttatacaaaatatagggacatcatgccaaaatttttataaaccgtcaaagtgatgcctcttgtttgatttgcttcatactatagttatatcattcaaaccttattttgattatggtaattatgctaagtatagagtaagggtgtgacactTTTCCACCaacacaaaatttaaaaaacttCCTTTAATATAGATGATACCCCCGTAAGAGCCCGGGTAATGGATGACCCGGAATATTAAATAGATTCCCAAATCTGAGTGAGTCTGCAGATGGATTTTTCTGGAGCCGGGCAGGTGCAAGCCCATACTCTACTCTCCAGGCAGTCATAGTCCTGGGCTCTTATATAAATCTCCCGGGAGGCATTCTACCCGGGCACCTCGATAACAGTGTCGCATTCTAGTGGTTCAGAAGATAAGATCTTGTCTCGGGAAGCGCACCTGACAGAATCCTATTGATGTGACTTGATGAAAAAGTAGGGTGACGTGACAGGAAGTGGCAAgtaggcactgaaaacaaggtacctACTAcattttctcctataaatagcaggtatgtaaTTCATTTGAGGGACTTTGGCTTCCTCTTATTCTCTAGTGCTGGAGAATGATTCATTCACCAACACATGTTAATGCACATATTTACACCAGTAGCCTTTACTTTTATCTAAGCTACACTGGTTATCATCTttacctgctgacttaagcatcggagtggccacgccggacaccactccggcgcccattcacgagttcttttcttatttgcaggttACAGCGAAAGCCATATTGCAGagatatatcttcatcacagaTATAGTTCTTGCTCAGTTTCCTTCATTAtcttgatagcagatccggtggagcaccctgatgatacccccataagagcccgggtcatggatgacccggaATATCAAATGGATTCCCAAATCCAAGTGAGTCTGCAGATGGATTCTTCTGGAGCCGGGCAGGTGCAAGCCCATGATCTACTCTCCGGGCAGTCATAGTCCCGGGCTCTTGTATAAATCTCCCGGGAGGCATTCTACCCAGGCACCTCGATAACAGTGCCGCATTCTAGTGGTTCAGAAGATAAGATCTTGTCTCGGGAAGCGCACCTGACAGAATCCTATTGATGTGACTTGATGGAAAAGTAGGGTGGCGTGACAGGAAGTGGCAAgtaggcactgaaaacaaggtacctACTAccttttctcctataaatagcatgtatgtaattcatttgagggactttggcttcctcttcttctctaGTGCTGGAGAATGATTCATTCATCAACACATGTTAATGCACATATTTACACCAGTAACCTTTACTTTTATCTTAGCTACGCTGATtatcatcttcacctgctgacttaagcaccggagtggtcacgccggaaacccctccggcgcccattcacgagttcttttcttatttgcaggttACAGCGGAAGCCATATTGCAGagatatatcttcatcacagaTATAGTTCTTGCTCAGTTTCCTTCATTAtcttgatagcagatccggtggagcacccgaccctgctcatccatttcacgaggatcgcatcattggcgccgtctgtgggaaattgagctcaagacgtagaTATGGTTTCCATTCAAAAATAAGCCCAACTCTGCTTGGCAAACATACAAGTTCGACCAGCTCGGCACTCAGATCTTATATGTGGATTTCATATGGGCTCAAAGCTCAGCAGCTATCCCAGATTGGCATGAAGAGAATTTACTATGCACTCAGTAGCATACAGCTATATTAGTCACCTAATTTAGCTCAACCAGAGAAGTTTCACTCTACCGGAAATGAATTCGTATTCAATATTTCCAGGTtagtgatttgatttttaataaaactaatacAGGAGGTAAAGCAAAAtctcttaagcccgggaggtacgAGGTCCCGACACATTAtcttaagtccgggaggtatgaggccccggcacattcttgaaagtccgggagttaagaggccccggcacattttttaaagtccgggagatatgaggtcccggcacattatctcaagtccgggaggtatgaggccccggcacattcttcAAAGTCCgcgagatatgaggccccggcacattcttgaaagtccgggagatatgaggccccgacacattatctcaagtccgggaggtatgaggccccggcacattcttgaAAGTCCGGGAGATACGATGCCCCGGCACATTATTTTAAGTCCGGAAGATATGAGACCCCGACACATTATCTCAAGTCcaggaggtatgaggccccgacacattTTGAAAGTCCGGAagatacgaggccccggcacattatcttagGTCCGGGAGTTATGAGGCCCCGGCGCATTATCTCAACTCCGGGAGATACGAGGCCCCAGCATCTTACGCAAAACCCGGGAGATCCGAGGCCCTGACAcattatttataagcccagggttctcaaacctggctcgggggctccgcacctcgaccattcccaagtctcgggacatgctccccggcccaggGCTCCATAccttggttatctattaagtccagggatccgtaccctggctcgaggctccgcacctcgaccattcatgaaggccagggctccgcaccttggttatctattaagtctgGGGTttcgtaccctggctcggggctccgtacctaaaccattgatgaagaccagggctccgcaccctggttatctattaagcccagggttctcaaacatagcccggggctccgtacctcgatcaTTGATGAAGGccggggctccgcaccttggttatctatTAAATCCaaggatccgtaccctggctcggggctccgtacctcgaccatttatgaaggtcagggctccgcaccttggttatctattaagtccagggatccgtaccctggctcggggatccgtacctcgaccattcatgaaggccagggctccgcaccttggttatctattaagtctgGGGTttcgtaccctggctcggggctccgtacctcaaCCATTGATGAAgaccagggctccgcaccctggttatctattaagcccagggttctcaaacatggcccggggctccgtacctcgaccattgaTGAAggtcggggctccgcaccttggttatctatTAAATCCaaggatccgtaccctggctcggggctccgtacctcgaccatttatgaaggtcagggctccgcaccttggttatctattaagtccagggatccgttcCCTGGCTCGGGgatccgtacctcgaccattcatgaaggccagggctccgcaccctggttatctattaagtccggggctccgtaccctggctcagGGCTCCGTACCTCAACCATTGATTAAGACCAGGggtccgcaccctggttatctattaagcacagggttctcaaacctggctcggggctccgtacctcgaccattgaTGAAGGccggggctccgcaccttggttatctattaaatccagggatccgtaccctggctcggggctccgtacctcgacaaTTTATGAAGGTCAGGGCTctgcaccctggttatctattaagtccagggacccgtaccctggctcggggctccgtacctcgaccactCATGAAagccaaggctccgcaccttggttatttataagcccagggttctcaaacctggctcggggctccgcacctcgaccactcccaagtcccgagacatgctccccggcccaaggctccgcagcttggttatttataagcccagggttctcaaacctggctcggggctccgcacctcgaccattcttaagtcccgggacatgctccccggcccaaggctccgcaccttggttatttataagcccagggttctcaaacctggctcggggctccgcacctcgaccattcccaagtcccgggacatgctccccggcccaaggctccgcaccttggttatttataagcttagggttctcaaacctggctcggggctccgcacatcgaccactcccaagtcccgggacatgctccccggcccaaggctccgcaccttggttatttataagcttagggttctcaaacctagctcggggctccgcacctcgaccactcccaagtcccgggacatgctccccggcccaaggctccgcaccttggttatttataagcccaaggttctcaaacctggctcagggctccgcacctcgaccattcccaagtcccgggacatgctccccggcccatggctccgcaccctggttatctattaatcccagggttctcaaacctggctcggggctccgt from the Primulina tabacum isolate GXHZ01 chromosome 16, ASM2559414v2, whole genome shotgun sequence genome contains:
- the LOC142528527 gene encoding putative mitochondrial protein AtMg00860; the protein is MDPSKIEAVNNWLRPTTVTEVRSFLGLAGYYRRFIAGISKIALPLTALTRKNVKFVWNEAGDHIFQELKAKLTSAPVLAIPEGPGDFVVYSDASKQDLGAVLMQHGKVTAKAILQRYIFITDIVLAQFPSLS